In Micromonospora sp. NBC_01813, the following are encoded in one genomic region:
- a CDS encoding glycine--tRNA ligase yields the protein MPADRIDAVVSLAQRRGFAFPSGEIYGGEPVAWDYGPLGVELKEHLRRQWWRAVVQQRDDVVGLDSAVIQAREVFAAAGLLDTYAQTRARCRACDHVRPLDRMVEEFTRRSGRAPAELADMNCPSCGTRGSFTEPERVSGLFGAWPDRAAPATDPYYLRPEAAPGTFVNFANVMIAARKKPPFGIAQIGRAFRNIVGPGEFLLRSRELELMELEFFVEPGSDDHWLEYWVQQRWDWYVDLGLAPDQLRRVELPLAGLPQHAKRMVEIGYRSGGAGAEFFGLEGVTNRADYDLTAHAKHSGADLSYFDQERGERWVPYAIEPAASLTAAVFAFLLAAYDEDEAPNTKGGVDKRTVLRFDPRLAPVKVAVLPLSRNADLSPKARDLSTALRRRWVVEFDDSQAIGRRYRRQDEIGTPYCVTVDFGTLADDAVTIRDRDTMVQQRVSLGQVERYLLERLPTG from the coding sequence ATGCCAGCCGACCGTATCGACGCCGTGGTGAGTCTCGCCCAGCGGCGGGGCTTCGCCTTCCCGTCCGGTGAGATCTACGGCGGTGAACCGGTGGCGTGGGACTACGGGCCACTCGGCGTCGAGCTCAAGGAGCACCTGCGGCGGCAGTGGTGGCGGGCGGTGGTCCAGCAGCGCGACGACGTCGTTGGTCTCGACTCGGCGGTGATCCAGGCCCGCGAGGTGTTCGCCGCCGCCGGTCTGCTCGACACGTACGCGCAGACCCGGGCCCGCTGCCGGGCGTGCGATCACGTCCGACCGCTGGACCGGATGGTCGAGGAGTTCACCCGGCGCTCCGGCCGCGCCCCGGCCGAGCTGGCCGACATGAACTGCCCGAGTTGCGGCACCCGAGGCAGCTTCACCGAACCGGAGCGGGTCAGCGGGCTGTTCGGTGCCTGGCCGGACCGGGCGGCACCGGCCACCGACCCCTACTACCTGCGCCCGGAGGCGGCACCCGGCACGTTCGTCAACTTCGCCAACGTGATGATCGCCGCCCGGAAGAAGCCGCCGTTCGGCATCGCCCAGATCGGCCGGGCCTTTCGTAACATCGTCGGGCCAGGCGAGTTCCTGCTGCGCAGCCGGGAGTTGGAGCTGATGGAGCTGGAGTTCTTCGTGGAGCCCGGCTCGGACGATCACTGGCTCGAATACTGGGTGCAACAGCGTTGGGACTGGTACGTCGACCTGGGTCTCGCACCGGACCAGCTGCGCCGGGTCGAGCTGCCCCTGGCCGGTCTGCCGCAGCACGCCAAGCGCATGGTGGAGATCGGGTACCGCTCCGGCGGTGCCGGTGCGGAGTTCTTCGGCCTGGAGGGGGTCACCAACCGGGCCGACTACGACCTCACCGCACACGCCAAGCACTCCGGCGCCGACCTGTCCTACTTCGATCAGGAGCGCGGCGAGCGGTGGGTGCCGTACGCGATCGAACCGGCGGCCAGCCTGACCGCCGCCGTGTTCGCCTTCCTGCTCGCCGCGTACGACGAGGACGAGGCACCGAACACCAAGGGTGGGGTCGACAAACGCACCGTACTGCGGTTCGATCCCCGGCTGGCCCCGGTCAAGGTGGCGGTGCTGCCGCTGTCGCGCAACGCTGACCTGTCGCCGAAGGCCCGCGACCTCAGCACCGCGCTGCGGCGCCGCTGGGTGGTGGAGTTCGACGACTCGCAGGCGATCGGCCGCCGCTACCGCCGCCAGGACGAGATCGGTACGCCGTACTGCGTGACCGTCGATTTCGGCACGCTGGCCGACGACGCGGTGACGATCCGGGACCGCGACACCATGGTGCAGCAGCGGGTGTCGCTCGGTCAGGTCGAGCGGTACCTGCTGGAGCGGCTGCCCACCGGCTGA
- the dusB gene encoding tRNA dihydrouridine synthase DusB — translation MTAHQSSPPAAASRAPLPLGPHQVWPPVVLAPMAGITNVAFRQLCREQGGGLYVCEMITTQALVERNPKTLRMIAFGPAERPRSLQLYGVDPQVTAAAVRIVVERDLADHIDLNFGCPVPKVTRKGGGAALPWRHRLFSRIVRDAVRAAAPAGVPVTVKMRKGIDDDHLTYLDAGLAAQEAGVAAVALHGRTAAQRYSGSADWDAIGRLKQALDVPVLGNGDIWEADDALRMVAHTGADGVVVGRGCLGRPWLFADLSAAFAGRGERVLPALGTVAAAMRRHAELLVDWFATGRADRAVAERDGCTDFRKHVAWYLKGFPVGGELRRALAMVSSLAELDALLAQLDPAEPFPVHALGQPRGRTNAPGKVFLPAGWLASRDDESVPAGAELADSGG, via the coding sequence GTGACCGCGCACCAGAGTTCCCCGCCGGCCGCCGCCAGCCGCGCGCCGTTGCCACTCGGCCCGCATCAGGTCTGGCCGCCGGTGGTGCTGGCCCCGATGGCCGGGATCACCAACGTCGCGTTCCGCCAGCTGTGCCGGGAGCAGGGCGGCGGGCTCTACGTCTGCGAGATGATCACCACGCAGGCGTTGGTCGAACGTAACCCCAAGACGCTGCGCATGATCGCGTTCGGGCCGGCGGAGCGCCCCCGCAGCCTGCAGCTGTACGGGGTTGATCCGCAGGTCACCGCCGCAGCGGTCCGGATCGTGGTCGAGCGGGACCTGGCCGACCACATCGACCTGAACTTCGGCTGCCCGGTGCCGAAGGTCACCCGTAAGGGTGGCGGCGCGGCGCTGCCGTGGCGGCACCGGCTGTTCAGCCGGATCGTGCGGGACGCGGTGCGGGCGGCGGCCCCGGCCGGGGTGCCGGTGACGGTCAAGATGCGCAAAGGGATCGACGACGACCACCTGACGTACCTCGACGCCGGTCTCGCGGCGCAGGAGGCCGGGGTGGCGGCCGTGGCACTGCACGGGCGTACCGCCGCGCAGCGCTACTCGGGCAGCGCCGACTGGGACGCCATCGGCCGGCTCAAGCAGGCGTTGGACGTGCCGGTGCTGGGCAACGGCGACATCTGGGAGGCCGACGACGCGCTGCGGATGGTGGCGCACACCGGTGCCGACGGCGTGGTGGTCGGTCGTGGCTGCCTGGGCCGGCCCTGGCTGTTCGCCGACCTGTCGGCCGCGTTCGCCGGCCGGGGAGAGCGGGTGCTGCCCGCACTGGGCACGGTGGCCGCCGCCATGCGTCGGCACGCCGAACTGCTGGTCGACTGGTTCGCCACCGGGCGCGCCGACCGGGCCGTCGCCGAGCGGGACGGCTGCACCGATTTCCGCAAGCATGTCGCGTGGTACCTGAAGGGGTTCCCGGTCGGCGGCGAGCTTCGGCGGGCCCTGGCGATGGTGTCGAGCCTCGCCGAGTTGGACGCCCTGCTGGCGCAGCTCGACCCGGCGGAGCCGTTCCCCGTACACGCCCTCGGCCAGCCACGTGGCCGGACGAACGCCCCGGGGAAGGTCTTCCTGCCGGCCGGTTGGCTGGCCAGCCGGGACGACGAATCGGTGCCGGCCGGGGCGGAACTCGCCGACTCCGGCGGCTGA
- the ppdK gene encoding pyruvate, phosphate dikinase: MAVAGESGDAFRSAPEHPRYVYDFTEGNREQRDLLGGKGANLAEMTNLGLPVPPGFTITTEACRAYLDRGVLPADLPEQIAAALARLESQRGKRLGDPADPLLVSVRSGAKFSMPGMMETVLNVGLNDDCVAGLAAQAGGDERFAWDSYRRLIQMYGKTVCDVPGEEFEQALEAAKRTRATDDDLALDADDLRKLVQAYQKIFFAHTGRDFPQDPREQLDLAIGAVFDSWHADRAVVYRRQERIPADLGTAVNVVAMVFGNLGPDSGTGVAFTRDPATGAQGSYGDYLANAQGEDVVAGIRNTLPLQELARIDRDCYDELMTIMARLENHYRDLCDIEFTIERGKLWMLQTRVGKRTAAAAFVIASQLVDEGMIDLDEALHRVSGAQLAQLMFPCFDLSAGPLAIATGIGASPGAAVGKVVFDSARAVELAGQGEPVILVRRETNPDDLPGMIAAQGILTSRGGKTSHAAVVARGMGKTCLCGADALDVDVRAGRFTVGEHAVMEGDVVSIDGTSGCLYLGAVPVRPSEVVQYFEGEVDPATTDDPLVLAVHRILTHADGQRRLAVRTNADTGADAARARRFGAQGIGLCRTEHMFLGERRGLVERLILAHDEAQRAAALADLLPLQRADFVDIFREMDGLPVTVRLIDPPLHEFLPSLEELAVSVALAHSRGQHPGRDEALLAAVRRMHEQNPMLGLRGVRLGLVIPGLFAMQVRAITEAAAQLAAAGYDPRPEIMVPLVGAVQELETVRAEADRIIADVLGERAVEVLIGTMIEVPRAALTAGQLASSAEFFSFGTNDLTQMAWGFSRDDVEGAFFWRYLELGIFGISPFESLDTDGVGRLVRIAVDEGRAARPGLKIGVCGEHGGDPDSVRFFHEAGLDYVSCSPFRVPVARLAAGRAAVESTGSDSR; this comes from the coding sequence ATGGCGGTAGCAGGCGAATCCGGCGATGCGTTCCGGTCGGCACCGGAGCACCCGCGATATGTGTACGACTTCACCGAGGGAAATCGCGAACAGCGGGATCTGCTCGGCGGCAAAGGCGCGAACCTGGCCGAGATGACCAATCTCGGCCTGCCGGTCCCACCCGGCTTCACCATCACCACCGAGGCCTGTCGGGCCTACCTGGACCGTGGCGTCCTGCCGGCCGATCTGCCCGAGCAGATCGCCGCCGCCCTCGCCCGGCTGGAGAGCCAGCGCGGCAAACGCCTCGGCGACCCGGCCGACCCGCTGCTCGTCTCGGTCCGCTCCGGGGCGAAGTTCTCCATGCCGGGGATGATGGAGACGGTGCTCAACGTCGGGCTCAACGACGACTGCGTGGCCGGACTCGCCGCCCAGGCCGGCGGAGACGAGCGGTTCGCCTGGGACTCCTACCGCCGGCTGATCCAGATGTACGGCAAGACCGTCTGCGATGTGCCGGGGGAGGAGTTCGAGCAGGCGTTGGAGGCGGCCAAGCGCACCCGGGCAACCGACGACGACTTGGCGTTGGACGCCGACGACCTGCGCAAACTGGTCCAGGCGTACCAGAAGATCTTCTTTGCGCACACCGGCCGGGACTTCCCGCAGGACCCCCGCGAGCAGCTCGACCTGGCGATCGGGGCGGTGTTCGACTCGTGGCACGCCGATCGGGCGGTGGTCTACCGGCGGCAGGAGCGGATCCCGGCCGATCTGGGCACCGCGGTCAACGTGGTCGCGATGGTCTTCGGCAACCTCGGCCCGGACTCCGGCACCGGGGTGGCCTTCACCCGCGACCCGGCGACCGGCGCCCAGGGCAGCTACGGCGACTACCTGGCCAACGCGCAGGGCGAGGACGTGGTCGCCGGCATCCGCAACACACTGCCGCTGCAGGAGCTGGCCCGGATCGACCGGGATTGCTACGACGAGCTGATGACCATCATGGCCCGGCTGGAGAACCACTACCGGGACCTGTGTGACATCGAGTTCACCATCGAACGCGGCAAGTTGTGGATGCTGCAGACCCGGGTGGGCAAGCGCACCGCCGCCGCCGCGTTCGTCATCGCCAGCCAGCTCGTCGACGAGGGGATGATCGACCTGGACGAGGCGCTGCACCGGGTCAGCGGGGCGCAGCTGGCCCAGCTGATGTTCCCCTGCTTCGACCTGTCCGCCGGGCCGCTCGCGATCGCCACCGGGATCGGTGCCTCACCCGGTGCCGCCGTCGGCAAGGTCGTGTTCGACTCCGCGCGGGCGGTGGAACTGGCTGGCCAGGGCGAGCCGGTGATCCTGGTCCGGCGCGAGACCAATCCGGACGACCTGCCCGGCATGATCGCCGCCCAGGGCATCCTGACCAGCCGGGGAGGAAAGACCAGTCACGCTGCGGTGGTGGCCCGGGGGATGGGCAAGACCTGCCTGTGCGGGGCGGACGCCCTCGACGTCGACGTCCGGGCCGGGCGCTTCACCGTCGGCGAGCACGCCGTCATGGAGGGTGATGTCGTGTCGATCGACGGCACCAGCGGTTGTCTCTATCTGGGTGCGGTGCCGGTGCGTCCGTCGGAGGTGGTGCAGTACTTCGAGGGAGAGGTCGATCCGGCCACCACCGACGATCCGCTGGTACTGGCCGTACACCGGATCCTGACGCACGCCGACGGCCAGCGGCGGCTGGCGGTGCGCACGAACGCCGACACCGGGGCCGACGCCGCCCGGGCCCGGCGCTTCGGCGCGCAGGGGATCGGCCTGTGCCGCACCGAACACATGTTCCTGGGCGAACGTCGAGGGCTGGTGGAGCGGCTGATCCTGGCCCACGACGAGGCGCAGCGGGCGGCGGCGCTGGCCGACCTGCTGCCGTTGCAGCGGGCCGACTTCGTCGACATCTTCCGGGAGATGGACGGGCTGCCAGTCACCGTGCGGTTGATCGACCCGCCGTTGCACGAGTTCCTGCCGTCGTTGGAGGAACTCGCCGTGTCGGTGGCGTTGGCGCACTCCCGGGGTCAGCATCCTGGGCGGGACGAGGCGCTGTTGGCCGCGGTCCGTCGGATGCACGAGCAGAACCCGATGCTCGGCCTGCGCGGGGTGCGGCTCGGACTGGTCATCCCGGGACTGTTCGCGATGCAGGTGCGGGCGATCACCGAGGCGGCGGCCCAGTTGGCCGCCGCCGGGTACGACCCGCGGCCCGAGATCATGGTGCCGCTGGTCGGTGCGGTCCAGGAACTGGAGACGGTACGCGCGGAAGCCGACCGGATCATCGCCGACGTGCTGGGGGAGCGTGCGGTCGAGGTCCTGATCGGCACGATGATCGAGGTGCCCCGGGCGGCGTTGACCGCCGGCCAGTTGGCCAGCTCGGCCGAGTTCTTCTCGTTCGGCACCAACGACCTGACCCAGATGGCCTGGGGCTTCTCCCGGGACGACGTGGAGGGTGCCTTCTTCTGGCGCTACCTGGAGCTCGGCATCTTCGGCATCTCGCCATTCGAGTCGCTCGACACCGACGGGGTCGGCCGGCTGGTGCGGATCGCCGTCGACGAGGGGCGCGCGGCCCGGCCTGGGCTGAAGATCGGGGTGTGCGGCGAGCACGGTGGCGATCCGGACTCGGTGCGGTTCTTCCACGAGGCGGGACTGGACTATGTGTCCTGTTCTCCGTTCCGGGTGCCGGTCGCCCGGTTGGCGGCTGGCCGCGCGGCGGTGGAGTCGACCGGGTCGGACAGCCGCTGA
- a CDS encoding roadblock/LC7 domain-containing protein produces MDTDTAILTELHGLRRRVPEVAGSVLAGVDGLMISRDLTDTGTDADSIAALAAASIGLGRRFAVTSGHGELRETVIAGTHGYVALYAAGSRALLAVLAGPGADLPLLHTHARRVAQLVDGILQTELVTNVPDPDPSFLDNRAPLAVRTPMATLPYNPALPRRRF; encoded by the coding sequence GTGGATACCGACACCGCCATTCTCACCGAGCTACACGGGCTACGCCGCCGGGTGCCCGAAGTGGCCGGTTCCGTCCTGGCCGGCGTGGACGGCCTGATGATCAGCCGGGACCTCACCGACACCGGCACCGACGCCGACAGCATCGCCGCGCTCGCCGCCGCCAGCATCGGCCTCGGCCGCCGGTTCGCCGTCACCTCCGGCCACGGCGAGCTACGGGAAACCGTGATCGCGGGCACCCACGGCTACGTCGCCCTGTACGCCGCCGGCAGCCGGGCGCTGCTCGCGGTACTCGCCGGCCCGGGTGCCGACCTGCCGCTGCTACACACGCACGCCCGCCGGGTGGCGCAACTGGTCGACGGGATCCTGCAGACCGAACTGGTGACCAACGTGCCGGATCCGGATCCGAGCTTCCTGGACAACCGGGCACCGCTGGCGGTACGCACCCCGATGGCCACCCTGCCGTACAACCCCGCGCTGCCCCGCCGGCGGTTCTGA
- a CDS encoding VOC family protein gives MVSQWENLVVDAHDPARLARWWAEALGYRIVHEAPDEVEIRKSPEQPPGLLFVPVPESKQLKNRIHLDLRPTDQAAEVERLVDMGARRVDLDQGDVSWMVLADPEGNEFCVLSGRG, from the coding sequence GTGGTCAGTCAGTGGGAGAACCTGGTGGTCGACGCCCACGACCCGGCCCGGCTGGCGCGGTGGTGGGCGGAGGCGCTCGGCTACCGGATAGTGCACGAGGCACCGGACGAGGTGGAGATCCGCAAGTCGCCGGAGCAGCCTCCCGGTCTGCTGTTCGTGCCGGTGCCGGAGAGCAAGCAGTTGAAGAACCGGATCCACCTCGACCTGCGCCCGACCGACCAGGCGGCCGAGGTGGAGCGACTGGTCGACATGGGAGCCCGCCGGGTCGACCTGGACCAGGGCGACGTCTCCTGGATGGTGTTGGCCGATCCGGAGGGCAACGAGTTCTGCGTACTCAGCGGGCGGGGCTGA
- a CDS encoding deoxyguanosinetriphosphate triphosphohydrolase, translating into MADSHRWVPEPAKGTGYGRSPFERDRARVLHSAGFRRLAAKTQVHTADSGGADGVPRTRLTHSLEVAQIGREMGARLGCDPDVVDVAGLAHDLGHPPFGHNGEHALDEIAADHGGFEGNAQTLRVITRLEAKVIGPRGDSAGLNLTRASLDATCKYPWPRRAGQRKFGVYADDLPVFTWLRDAAPQPDRRCLEAQVMDWADDVAYSVHDLEDGIHGGYIDLAALCADRDEQAALVADVAEVYSTESADDLAGTLADLLAHPALRPLAGYDGSHPAQAALKGMTSMLTGAFVSAAVSATRQHAGRLPVRRYAADLVVPRVVRARCALLKGLALRYVMRRPGAQAGYARQREILAELVEALTLRAPTDLDAVFAPLWTQASDDQGRARVIIDQVASLTDPAAVSWHRRLTGSAGRRSPS; encoded by the coding sequence ATCGCCGACAGCCACCGCTGGGTGCCCGAGCCGGCGAAGGGCACCGGCTACGGACGCAGCCCGTTCGAGCGTGACCGGGCCAGGGTGCTGCACAGCGCCGGGTTCCGCCGGTTGGCCGCCAAGACGCAGGTGCACACCGCCGACTCCGGCGGTGCCGACGGGGTGCCCCGTACCCGGCTCACCCACTCGCTCGAGGTCGCGCAGATCGGTCGTGAGATGGGTGCCCGGCTCGGCTGCGATCCGGACGTGGTGGACGTCGCCGGGCTGGCACACGACCTGGGTCATCCGCCGTTCGGCCACAACGGCGAGCACGCGCTGGACGAGATCGCCGCCGACCACGGCGGATTCGAGGGCAACGCGCAGACCCTGCGGGTGATCACCCGGCTGGAGGCCAAGGTGATCGGCCCACGGGGCGACTCGGCCGGGCTCAACCTCACCCGTGCCTCGCTCGACGCGACCTGCAAGTACCCGTGGCCCCGACGGGCCGGGCAACGCAAGTTCGGGGTGTACGCCGACGACCTGCCGGTGTTCACCTGGCTGCGTGACGCGGCGCCGCAGCCGGACCGGCGCTGCCTGGAGGCACAGGTCATGGACTGGGCCGACGACGTCGCCTACTCCGTGCACGACCTGGAGGACGGCATCCACGGCGGCTACATCGACCTCGCGGCCCTGTGCGCCGACCGTGACGAACAGGCCGCCCTCGTCGCCGACGTCGCCGAGGTCTACTCCACCGAGTCGGCTGACGACCTGGCCGGCACGCTCGCGGATCTGCTCGCGCATCCGGCGCTGCGCCCGCTCGCCGGCTATGACGGCAGCCACCCCGCGCAGGCCGCGTTGAAGGGCATGACCAGCATGCTGACCGGTGCGTTCGTGTCGGCCGCGGTGTCGGCGACCCGGCAGCACGCCGGCCGGCTACCGGTCCGGCGGTACGCGGCGGACCTGGTGGTGCCGCGCGTGGTGCGGGCCCGGTGCGCCCTGCTCAAGGGTCTCGCGCTGCGGTACGTGATGCGCCGCCCCGGCGCGCAGGCCGGTTACGCCCGACAGCGCGAGATCCTCGCCGAGTTGGTCGAGGCGTTGACGCTGCGGGCGCCGACCGACCTGGACGCCGTCTTCGCCCCGTTGTGGACGCAGGCGTCGGACGATCAGGGCCGGGCCAGGGTGATCATCGACCAGGTGGCCTCGTTGACCGATCCGGCGGCGGTCTCCTGGCATCGGCGACTCACCGGGTCGGCGGGTCGGCGGTCGCCGAGCTGA